From a single Fusarium fujikuroi IMI 58289 draft genome, chromosome FFUJ_chr03 genomic region:
- a CDS encoding probable RRB1 protein, involved in the regulation of ribosome biosynthesis, protein MSSDDDFEIKVSELAADDPMRAFLPTSFGKKSKETDVAAQIERSRRKVAEVSGGKKKKKKQQDSSDDSDSDNSDDSDQDEFPLSHELVLKTHDRAVTTVSLDPAGGRLATASTDCTVKLHDFASMTPSTLRSFRSVDPYETKASDVNSQSHPIHRIEFNPLAGGVLLCVSAHPQAKILSRDGDIITEFVKGDMYLRDMHNTKGHISEITTGTWHPTDKNLCVTAGTDSTLRIWDINNKRTQRDVVVFKSKAAGSAGRTKMTAVAWGSSPQGNSNVLVAAALDGSLVMYSGNSPFSRPAGEIRDAHKPQSWTSGIDVSSDGRMVVTRGGDDLIKLWDTRKFTKPLVTVAHISTSDHFPTSNIKYAPNSTNIITGSATGHLHILNPGNLRAEYVTEITPGSPLITVDWHPKINQIVTGSANAETHVLYNPQMSNRGAVDVMSRAPKKRHIDDNPELTMDQSVGVSGDAIVVPGATRSSKPSGVTVSGRSKDPRRPYIPQQTPFQKNQPDEKLIAENIPLARMLHEDPREALLKYADKAQSDPMFTKAWSKTQPQTQYAELSDEEDGPDKKRLKR, encoded by the coding sequence ATGAGTTCCGACGATGATTTCGAGATCAAAGTTTCCGAACTGGCAGCAGACGATCCTATGAGAGCTTTCTTGCCCACATCATTTGGGAAGAAATCGAAAGAGACAGATGTCGCAGCCCAAATCGAAAGAAGTCGCAGAAAAGTCGCAGAAGTCAGtggtggaaagaagaagaagaagaagcagcaagATTCTAGTGATGACTCCGACAGCGACAACAGCGACGATTCCGACCAAGATGAATTCCCTCTATCACACGAGCTTGTTCTCAAAACCCACGATCGCGCTGTCACCACAGTCTCACTAGACCCAGCAGGAGGACGCTTAGCAACTGCGTCCACAGACTGTACTGTCAAGTTGCATGACTTTGCTTCTATGACTCCCAGCACGCTGAGATCTTTCCGATCCGTCGACCCCTACGAAACGAAGGCATCCGACGTTAACTCGCAATCGCATCCTATCCACCGCATAGAATTCAACCCTCTAGCAGGAGGCGTCTTGCTTTGTGTGTCAGCGCATCCCCAAGCGAAGATACTGTCGCGGGATGGCGATATTATTACCGAATTTGTTAAGGGAGACATGTACCTTCGTGATATGCACAACACCAAGGGCCACATATCCGAAATCACGACTGGCACCTGGCACCCCACTGACAAAAACTTGTGCGTAACTGCGGGTACAGACAGCACACTGAGAATTTGGGATATCAACAATAAGCGGACGCAGAGAGATGTCGTTGTGTTCAAATCCAAAGCCGCTGGCTCTGCTGGTCGAACCAAGATGACCGCTGTTGCGTGGGGATCTTCACCCCAAGGAAACAGCAACGTCCTTGTCGCAGCAGCTTTGGATGGCTCGCTGGTCATGTACAGTGGCAATAGTCCTTTCTCACGACCTGCAGGAGAAATTCGCGACGCACATAAACCGCAATCGTGGACCAGTGGCATTGATGTATCGTCCGATGGTCGCATGGTAGTCACAAGAGGAGGCGATGATTTGATCAAACTATGGGACACTCGTAAATTCACGAAGCCTCTTGTCACAGTCGCGCATATCTCAACCTCAGACCATTTCCCTACGAGCAACATCAAGTATGCGCCAAACTCGACAAACATCATCACGGGCTCCGCGACCGGCCATCTCCACATTCTGAATCCTGGCAATCTGCGCGCAGAATATGTCACTGAAATAACACCTGGGTCACCACTAATAACAGTGGATTGGCATCCCAAGATTAATCAGATCGTTACAGGTTCAGCTAATGCCGAGACTCATGTCTTGTACAACCCGCAGATGTCGAATAGAGGCGCTGTAGACGTCATGTCACGAGCACCGAAGAAGCGGCATATTGACGACAATCCTGAATTAACAATGGACCAGTCTGTTGGCGTATCTGGTGATGCGATTGTAGTGCCAGGTgcgacaagaagctcaaagccATCTGGGGTTACAGTATCAGGCCGCTCGAAAGATCCTCGACGCCCCTACATCCCCCAACAGACACCATTTCAGAAGAACCAGCCGGACGAGAAGCTCATCGCAGAGAATATTCCTCTTGCGCGCATGCTGCACGAAGATCCACGAGAAGCTCTACTGAAATACGCAGACAAGGCCCAGAGTGACCCTATGTTTACGAAAGCCTGGAGTAAGACGCAGCCACAAACCCAATACGCGGAGCTgagcgacgaggaagatggtcCCGACAAGAAAAGGCTCAAGAGGTGA
- a CDS encoding probable component of SWI/SNF global transcription activator complex yields MASVHAPHAVQHPGAPMPAGATKQQAEEVFRKLRQMKEQGVPPSDPEYIKASQFLMSFQQQHTMRRNQQQFLQQQQKQQMQNATNGTPANGVMPGRSMQQGSPQSTQPPSNPLGASAMPNQTTPTPASTGTSPSTAPSSNHFTQQQLGLLRQQIHAFKLLGKNAGVSLQLQQAIFNQRHRRQAAIADAAQVIQATKSNQADPESTKDGQNGPGAVTEDEGSDIPKAHTFKTVKSPYGTSMIRPEIKYFDHSQRKNRWFIPGVFPTGIDFDHLRYEREVVVSNRMRQRYAELKNLPGDLAHWDSSKETLEADDSLKRKAIIEMKSIALYAKQRALRDKIGRQMIHYDNLAMTTNRSGFRRMKKQNVREARITEKLEKQQRDARENREKKKHTDFLRAIYTHRQEIQDSASSQRNKSHKLSRLMYQQHFNIEKEEQKRIERTAKQRLQALKANDEEAYLKLLDQAKDTRITHLLKQTDGFLHQLASSVKAQQRQAAERYGDGDDPQMDDASDYDEDDESSKKIDYYAVAHRIREEVTEQANMLVGGKLKEYQVKGLQWMISLYNNNLNGILADEMGLGKTIQTISLITYLIERKQQAGPYLVIVPLSTLTNWNLEFERWAPSVSRIVYKGPPNARKQQQDKIRQGGFQVLLTTYEYIIKDRPILSKIKWFHMIIDEGHRMKNSNSKLSFTIQQYYHTRFRLILTGTPLQNNLSELWAMLNFVLPNIFKSATTFDEWFNTPFANTGGQDKMELTEEEQILVIRRLHKVLRPFLLRRLKKDVEKDLPDKTEKVIKCKFSALQSKLYKQMVTHNRLVVSDGKGGKTGARGLSNMIMQLRKLCNHPFVFDVVENVMNPMNVSNDLLWRTAGKFELLDRILPKYQATGHRVLMFFQMTAIMDIMEDYLRYKRFEYLRLDGTTKSDERSDLLREFNAPDSKYFMFLLSTRAGGLGLNLQTADTVIIYDSDWNPHQDLQAQDRAHRIGQKNEVRILRLISSNSVEEKILERARFKLDMDGKVIQAGRFDNKSSETDRDAMLRTLLETADMAESGEQDEMEDEELNMLLARSDDEITVFQKIDEERQRTSPYGNGPGSKPRLMGEDELPDIYLNEGNPISDETEDVVLGRGARERTKVKYDDGLTEEQWLMAVDDDDDSPEAAAARKQARKDRRENNRLKKSGVSNSVDESPSGSRASTEEIETPKKRGRKPGSKNEKRKAEDGNDEPPPKKRRGPQGRPSKVSLESRLPPHQREVLQRSLRNLYDALMTLEVDDIEPPEDDESDPGKRLIIGPFVKLPPKRDYADYYLIIQNPICMNQIQTRIKKEEYTSLSGLRKDIELMIRNCQTYNEDGSILYQDAKVMNEFFNSKYQEELVAHPELQELEEGVKDSSVAPSGGGGTPQPSGTRIKLISSGSKEANGGSTAAQSDEE; encoded by the exons ATGGCGTCGGTGCATGCACCACATGCTGTTCAGCACCCAGGCGCGCCAATGCCTGCTGGCGCGACCAAGCAACAGGCAGAAGAAGTTTTCAGG AAACTTAGGCAGATGAAGGAGCAAGGCGTGCCACCGTCGGACCCTGAATACATCAAGGCTTCACAGTTCTTGATGAGTTTCCAACAGCAACACACCATGCGACGTAATCAGCAGCAATTcctgcagcagcaacaaaagCAACAGATGCAGAATGCAACAAACGGTACGCCTGCAAACGGTGTTATGCCTGGACGTTCTATGCAGCAAGGTTCGCCCCAATCGACTCAACCCCCTTCTAATCCGCTCGGTGCCTCCGCAATGCCAAACCAAACGACTCCTACTCCTGCATCCACTGGAACGTCTCCATCGACTGCACCATCTTCGAACCATTTCACGCAGCAACAGCTCGGTCTACTTCGACAGCAGATCCATGCTTTCAAATTGCTGGGGAAAAACGCCGGAGTCTCTCTACAGCTGCAGCAGGCCATATTCAACCAGCGCCATCGTAGGCAAGCCGCCATCGCCGATGCTGCGCAGGTGATCCAAGCGACTAAATCGAACCAGGCAGATCCCGAATCCACTAAAGATGGACAGAACGGACCTGGAGCTGTGACAGAAGACGAGGGCTCGGACATTCCTAAGGCGCATACATTCAAGACAGTAAAGTCCCCCTATGGCACCAGTATGATTCGCCCCGAAATCAAGTACTTTGATCATTCACAACGGAAGAATCGCTGGTTTATTCCTGGTGTATTCCCTACTGGTATTGATTTTGATCATTTGCGATACGAACGAGAAGTTGTTGTCTCGAACAGGATGAGACAGCGATATGCCGAGTTGAAGAATCTGCCCGGTGACTTGGCCCACTGGGACTCTTCCAAGGAAACACTAGAGGCCGACGACTCTCTCAAGCGAAAAGCAATAATTGAGATGAAAAGCATAGCTCTCTACGCCAAGCAACGGGCTCTTCGGGATAAGATCGGACGTCAAATGATACATTACGATAACCTCGCCATGACCACAAATCGATCCGGTTTCCGCCgaatgaagaagcagaatgtCCGTGAGGCTCGTATTACCGAAAAGCTCGAGAAGCAGCAACGCGATGCCCGCGAGAaccgagagaagaagaagcacacCGATTTCCTTCGAGCTATCTACACCCACCGTCAAGAAATCCAAGATTCTGCTTCTTCGCAACGTAACAAGTCGCACAAGCTCTCTCGTCTTATGTACCAGCAACACTTTAACATCGAAaaggaggagcagaagcgTATCGAGAGAACGGCCAAACAGCGTCTCCAGGCTCTCAAGGCCAACGACGAAGAGGCTTACCttaagcttcttgaccaggCCAAAGATACCCGTATCACGCACTTGCTCAAGCAAACCGATGGCTTCTTACATCAACTCGCGTCATCAGTCAAGGCTCAACAACGACAGGCAGCCGAGCGCTATGGTGACGGGGATGATCCGCAGATGGATGATGCCAGTGATtacgatgaggacgacgaaagcagcaagaagatcgatTACTATGCTGTGGCACATCGCATTCGTGAGGAGGTTACCGAGCAAGCCAACATGCTCGTGGGCGGTAAGCTCAAGGAGTATCAAGTCAAGGGTCTCCAATGGATGATCTCACTCTACAACAACAATCTGAACGGtatcttggctgatgaaATGGGTCTCGGAAAGACCATTCAAACTATCAGTCTAATCACTTACCTGATTGAGAGGAAACAACAGGCTGGACCATACCTTGTCATTGTGCCTCTGAGTACGTTGACAAACTGGAACTTGGAATTCGAAAGATGGGCTCCTTCTGTGAGCCGTATTGTCTACAAGGGACCTCCCAATGCTCGCAAACAGCAGCAAGACAAGATTCGGCAAGGAGGGTTCCAAGTATTACTCACGACATATGAGTACATCATCAAGGATCGCCCTATTCTAAGCAAGATCAAGTGGTTCCACATGATTATTGATGAGGGTCATCGAATGAAGAACTCAAACTCCAAATTGAGCTTTACCATTCAGCAATACTATCATACCCGTTTTCGACTCATTCTCACCGGTACTCCTTTACAAAACAACCTCTCTGAACTCTGGGCTATGCTCAATTTTGTTCTGCCGAACATTTTCAAATCTGCAACGACTTTTGATGAGTGGTTCAATACCCCCTTCGCGAACACTGGCGGCCAGGATAAGATGGAACTTACCGAAGAAGAGCAAATTCTCGTCATCAGGCGTCTTCACAAGGTCTTGCGACCCTTCCTTCTCCGCCGTTTGAAAAAGGATGTCGAAAAGGACCTTCCCGACAAGACAGAGAAGGTCATCAAGTGCAAGTTCTCCGCCCTTCAGTCCAAGTTGTACAAACAGATGGTCACCCACAACAGACTCGTCGTTAGTGATGGCAAGGGCGGAAAGACTGGTGCTCGCGGATTGAGCAACATGATTATGCAGCTCCGGAAGCTATGCAACCACCCGTTCGTTTTCGATGTTGTAGAAAACGTCATGAATCCTATGAACGTCAGCAATGATCTCTTGTGGAGGACAGCAGGAAAATTCGAGCTGCTTGACAGAATTCTCCCTAAGTATCAAGCAACTGGGCATCgagtcttgatgttcttcCAGATGACTGCGATCATGGATATCATGGAAGATTATCTGCGTTACAAGCGATTCGAGTACCTCCGATTGGATGGTACGACCAAATCCGACGAGCGCTCCGACTTGCTTCGAGAGTTCAATGCCCCTGACTCTAAGTACTTCATGTTCTTGCTATCCACCCGCGCAGGTGGTCTTGGCCTCAATTTGCAGACCGCTGATACCGTCATTATCTACGATTCCGATTGGAATCCTCATCAGGATCTGCAGGCCCAGGATCGTGCTCATCGTATTGGCCAGAAGAATGAAGTCCGGATCCTCCGACTCATCAGCTCCAATTCAgtagaagagaagattcTCGAGCGAGCAAGATTCAAACTTGATATGGATGGCAAGGTTATTCAGGCTGGTCGTTTCGACAACAAGTCATCTGAGACCGACCGTGACGCTATGCTTCGAACATTGTTGGAGACTGCTGATATGGCGGAATCCGGtgagcaagatgagatggaggatgaagaactcAACATGCTCCTTGCGcgcagtgatgatgagataaCTGTGTTCCAGAAGATTGACGAGGAGAGACAGAGAACTTCGCCCTATGGCAATGGACCAGGCAGCAAACCTCGACTTATGGGTGAGGATGAATTGCCAGATATCTATTTGAATGAGGGCAATCCTATTTCGGATGAGACGGAGGATGTTGTGCTGGGTCGTGGTGCGCGTGAACGCACCAAAGTCAAATACGACGATGGTCTCACTGAAGAGCAATGGCTTATGGCtgtggatgacgatgatgactctCCAGAAGCAGCTGCGGCTCGCAAGCAAGCCCGAAAGGACAGGCGAGAGAATAACAGACTGAAGAAGTCTGGAGTCTCCAACTCGGTGGACGAATCGCCATCGGGTAGTAGAGCAAGCACTGAGGAGATTGAAACCCCCAAGAAACGAGGTCGTAAACCAGGCAGCAAGaacgagaagcgcaaggccgAGGACGGTAATGATGAGCCTCCTCCTAAAAAGCGACGTGGGCCACAAGGACGCCCCAGCAAAGTCAGTCTGGAGTCACGACTTCCACCACATCAGCGGGAAGTCTTACAAAGGAGTCTCCGTAACTTGTACGATGCTCTAATGACTTTGGAGGTGGACGATATTGAACCCCCCGAGGATGACGAGTCGGATCCTGGCAAGCGTCTCATCATCGGACCCTTCGTCAAACTGCCTCCCAAGCGCGATTACGCGGACTACTATCTCATCATTCAGAACCCTATCTGCATGAACCAGATACAGACTCGGATCAAAAAGGAGGAATACACATCATTAAGTGGACTGCGAAAGGACATCGAATTGATGATCCGCAACTGTCAAACTTACAACGAGGATGGAAGCATTCTGTATCAAGATGCTAAGGTCATGAAC GAATTCTTTAACTCCAAGTACCAAGAGGAACTGGTGGCGCATCCTGAACttcaagaacttgaagaAGGGGTAAAGGACAGTTCAGTGGCGCCCTCTGGAGGAGGCGGCACTCCGCAGCCCAGTGGCACCCGGATCAAACTGATTTCTAGTGGCTCGAAAGAAGCAAACGGCGGTAGCACTGCTGCTCAAAGCGACGAGGAATGA
- a CDS encoding protein tyrosine phosphatase-like protein: protein MDSNTAAAKRPLKQEASTANKAYLIFYNFLSAVQWSVVLGRTAMLASAYGPEYVYPNIGQYTKWTQTLAGLEVLHSMLGVVRASFMTTLMQVASRFLLVWAIVDVFPFLALSPFYSSMLIAWSVTEIIRYSFFALSLSGYQPKFLTWLRYNTFFVLYPIGILSECMLIWFATDPAGNINELYKWALYAVLVIYVPGSYVLYTHLMSQRRKVMRNLKAQGQKAQ, encoded by the exons ATGGACTCCAATACTGCGGCCGCAAAACGACCCCTGAAACAGGAGGCTTCAACAGCAAACAAGGCCTATCTGATCTTCTACAACTTCCTCTCAGCTGTGCAATGGTCTGTTGTGCTCGGCCGCACCGCCATGCTTGCCAGTGCCTACGGGCCTGAGTACGTCTATCCTAATATTGGCCAATATACAAAATGGACGCAGACTCTGGCTGGGTTGGAGGTGCTGCATTCGATGCTTG GCGTCGTCCGTGCTTCCTTTATGACCACTCTTATGCAGGTCGCCTCGCGTTTCCTGCTCGTCTGGGCCATCGTCGATGTATTCCCCTTCCTCGCCCTCTCGCCCTTTTATTCCTCCATGCTCATCGCTTGGTCCGTCACCGAGATTATCCGCTATTCTTTCTTCGCTCTCTCGCTGTCCGGCTACCAGCCCAAGTTTCTTACTTGGTTGCGTTATAACACTTTCTTTGTGCTCTACCCCATTGGTATCTTGAGTGAATGTATGCTCATCTGGTTCGCCACTGATCCTGCGGGCAACATTAACGAGCTCTATAAGTGGGCACTTTACGCCGTCTTGGTTATCTATGTTCCTG GATCTTATGTCTTGTATACACATTTGATGAGCCAGAGGCGCAAGGTCATGCGAAATCTGAAAGCACAGGGTCAGAAGGCTCAATAA